A portion of the Pedobacter cryoconitis genome contains these proteins:
- the lon gene encoding endopeptidase La, whose translation MSIKDQFDFGNALPIINEDTEFFPLMSQQDEDEMNNEETPEILAILPLRNTVLFPGVVIPITVGRDKSIKLIKEAYKGDKIIGVVSQLDVSIEDPTFEQLNKVGTVAHIIKMLQMPDGNTTVIIQGKQRFRLIEEVQSEPYIKVTISKFNEAKHKKDKEFKALVASIREMSSQIIQLSPNIPSEAAMALKNIESTSFLINFISSNMNADVKDKQKMLEMDNLRARALMVMELLTLELQMLELKNQIQSKVRVDLDKQQRDYFLNQQLKTIQEELGGNSSDLEYEALEVRAKKKKWSVQVKDHFGKELEKLGRMNPAAPDYSVQINYLELLLDLPWNDFTKDNFDLKRAQRVLDKDHFGLEKVKQRIIEYLAVLKLKRDMKAPIICLVGPPGVGKTSLGKSIAKALNRKYVRMALGGIRDEAEIRGHRKTYIGAMPGRIIQSIKKAGAANPVFVLDEIDKVGSDFRGDPSSALLEVLDPEQNSAFNDHYVETDYDLSNVLFIATANSLSNIQPALLDRMEIIEVNGYTIEEKIEIAKKYLLPKQKEQHGIKTKDIVLKPSLIEKVIEDYTRESGVRGLEKKIGSLVRGVATKIAMEETYEVTLSLEDVERILGAPIYDKDLYEGNEVAGVVTGLAWTQVGGDILFIEASLSPGKGKLTLTGNLGDVMKESAVIALAYLRAHASLFGIDNQLFDLWDIHVHVPAGATPKDGPSAGITMLTALTSAFTQRKVKSNLAMTGEITLRGKVLPVGGIKEKILAAKRANIKDIILCKSNRKDILEIKESYIKDLNFHYVSEMKEVIELALMKDQIKDPQDLTIKVKPLAAN comes from the coding sequence ATGAGTATAAAAGATCAGTTTGATTTTGGCAATGCACTACCCATCATAAATGAAGATACGGAATTTTTCCCTTTAATGTCCCAACAGGATGAAGATGAGATGAATAACGAAGAAACACCTGAGATACTTGCCATACTTCCATTGAGAAATACGGTATTATTTCCTGGAGTTGTCATCCCAATTACCGTTGGAAGAGACAAGTCTATAAAACTGATAAAAGAAGCCTATAAAGGTGACAAAATTATTGGTGTGGTTTCCCAGCTTGATGTATCCATTGAAGATCCAACCTTTGAGCAGTTAAATAAAGTCGGTACTGTAGCACACATCATTAAGATGCTGCAGATGCCTGATGGTAACACGACTGTAATTATCCAGGGAAAACAACGCTTCCGATTAATTGAAGAGGTACAGTCTGAGCCCTATATTAAAGTTACTATCAGTAAATTTAATGAGGCAAAGCATAAAAAAGATAAAGAATTTAAAGCACTGGTAGCTTCTATCAGAGAGATGTCTTCACAGATTATTCAGCTTTCACCAAATATTCCAAGTGAAGCCGCAATGGCCCTGAAGAATATTGAAAGCACTTCATTCCTGATCAATTTCATCTCTTCTAATATGAATGCAGATGTCAAAGACAAGCAGAAAATGCTTGAAATGGACAATCTGAGAGCAAGAGCTTTAATGGTTATGGAACTATTGACACTAGAACTGCAGATGCTGGAATTAAAAAACCAGATTCAATCTAAAGTCCGTGTTGATTTAGATAAACAGCAAAGAGATTACTTCTTAAACCAGCAGCTGAAAACAATTCAGGAAGAATTGGGAGGAAACTCTTCAGACCTGGAATACGAAGCACTTGAAGTCCGTGCAAAGAAGAAAAAATGGTCAGTACAAGTGAAAGACCATTTTGGTAAAGAACTGGAAAAGCTGGGAAGAATGAATCCTGCTGCTCCTGATTACTCTGTACAGATCAATTACCTTGAATTATTGCTTGATTTACCATGGAATGATTTCACTAAAGATAATTTCGATCTTAAGCGTGCACAAAGAGTATTAGACAAAGATCACTTCGGACTGGAGAAAGTAAAACAGCGTATCATTGAATATTTAGCGGTATTAAAGCTAAAACGTGATATGAAAGCGCCAATCATCTGTTTGGTAGGCCCTCCGGGAGTTGGTAAAACTTCATTGGGTAAATCAATTGCCAAAGCACTGAACCGTAAATATGTCCGTATGGCATTAGGTGGTATCAGAGATGAAGCTGAAATCCGCGGACATAGAAAAACTTATATAGGTGCTATGCCAGGCCGTATTATTCAGTCTATCAAAAAAGCAGGTGCCGCTAACCCGGTATTTGTATTGGATGAGATTGATAAAGTTGGTTCTGATTTCAGAGGAGATCCTTCTTCTGCCCTGCTTGAAGTATTGGATCCTGAACAAAACAGCGCATTCAATGATCACTATGTTGAAACAGACTACGATTTATCCAATGTATTGTTCATCGCTACAGCGAACTCACTGAGTAACATTCAACCAGCTTTGCTGGACCGTATGGAAATCATTGAGGTGAACGGCTATACAATTGAAGAAAAAATAGAAATCGCCAAAAAGTATCTTTTACCAAAACAAAAAGAACAGCATGGTATTAAAACAAAAGATATTGTTCTAAAACCAAGTTTGATTGAAAAGGTAATCGAAGATTATACACGTGAATCGGGCGTTCGTGGTTTAGAGAAAAAGATTGGTTCACTGGTTCGTGGCGTGGCCACTAAAATTGCCATGGAAGAAACTTATGAAGTTACTTTAAGCCTGGAAGACGTGGAACGTATTTTAGGCGCTCCTATCTATGACAAAGATTTATACGAGGGTAATGAGGTTGCTGGTGTAGTTACCGGACTGGCCTGGACACAAGTAGGTGGTGACATTCTGTTTATAGAAGCAAGTCTCAGCCCTGGAAAAGGGAAATTAACTTTAACAGGTAACCTGGGTGATGTCATGAAAGAATCGGCTGTTATCGCGCTGGCCTACCTTAGAGCACATGCTTCATTATTTGGCATAGACAATCAGCTGTTTGATCTTTGGGATATCCATGTACATGTTCCTGCCGGAGCAACCCCTAAAGATGGCCCTTCAGCAGGTATTACAATGCTGACTGCATTGACTTCAGCATTTACACAACGTAAAGTGAAATCTAATTTAGCCATGACCGGTGAAATTACCCTTCGTGGTAAAGTCTTGCCAGTTGGCGGAATTAAAGAAAAGATCCTTGCAGCAAAAAGAGCAAATATCAAAGACATTATCTTATGTAAATCTAACCGTAAAGATATTCTGGAAATTAAAGAAAGCTATATCAAGGACCTTAATTTTCACTATGTGTCTGAAATGAAAGAAGTAATTGAACTGGCGCTGATGAAAGATCAGATAAAAGATCCCCAGGATCTGACCATCAAAGTCAAACCATTAGCTGCAAACTAA
- a CDS encoding lipid A deacylase LpxR family protein, whose protein sequence is MKYTGYSILFILLFCSSFAYSQSFKNEVGFKSDNDSYLGQGSDRYYTNGLFLYFRHAADQSKLKAGLEKKTYEISVGQMMFNPYSGYAPDPAAQDRPFAGYLYIGGTMNWFYSDESIITASAQIGTTGKNSLGEAGQKLLHKTFGFYDVGGWDYQIKNELAINLSAQYTKLLTRTAGNAVELSFEGYANLGTTFSGAGAGLLFRTGNLNQLFNSAYTHAAIGNNAKTKSLVKREMFFYAKPQLNVVAYDATIEGSIFNNNSPVTFSQKPIVFAQQLGIDYSVDRFTADFGVIFKTKEVKSIARAHQWGSATVAYRFK, encoded by the coding sequence ATGAAGTATACCGGATATTCAATCCTATTCATTCTCCTGTTCTGCTCTTCCTTTGCTTATTCACAATCCTTTAAAAATGAGGTTGGTTTCAAAAGTGACAACGATTCTTATCTGGGTCAGGGCTCCGACCGTTATTACACGAACGGACTGTTCCTGTACTTTCGTCATGCTGCAGACCAGTCGAAACTAAAGGCCGGACTGGAAAAGAAAACTTACGAAATCAGCGTTGGACAAATGATGTTTAACCCTTATTCAGGATATGCGCCGGATCCTGCGGCACAAGATCGTCCTTTTGCAGGATACCTATATATAGGTGGTACAATGAACTGGTTTTATAGTGATGAAAGTATCATCACTGCAAGCGCACAGATCGGAACTACCGGAAAGAATTCTCTGGGTGAAGCTGGTCAGAAATTATTGCATAAAACATTCGGCTTCTATGACGTAGGCGGATGGGATTACCAGATTAAAAATGAACTGGCCATTAACCTTTCTGCACAGTACACCAAATTACTGACACGTACAGCAGGTAACGCCGTTGAGTTATCCTTTGAAGGTTATGCAAATCTGGGAACAACTTTTAGTGGTGCAGGTGCAGGGTTGCTTTTCAGAACAGGTAACCTGAATCAGTTATTTAACTCCGCTTATACCCATGCAGCTATCGGCAATAATGCTAAAACTAAATCACTGGTCAAAAGAGAAATGTTTTTCTACGCTAAACCGCAGTTAAATGTGGTGGCTTATGATGCAACTATTGAAGGAAGTATATTTAACAACAACAGTCCGGTAACATTTAGCCAGAAACCTATTGTATTTGCGCAGCAATTGGGAATCGATTACAGTGTAGATCGTTTTACTGCAGATTTTGGAGTGATATTTAAAACGAAAGAAGTTAAAAGCATTGCGAGAGCACATCAGTGGGGATCAGCTACCGTAGCTTACAGATTTAAGTAG
- a CDS encoding peptide chain release factor-like protein produces the protein MYKDRKELVKSLTFKTSRSGGKGGQNVNKVSSKVEVILHVESAEFFTTAEKLLLAERLANRMDTEGNLHVVSQEDRSQLVNKEQSIIKLMALLKTGLHVDKKRKPTHTPKSVILRRKSDKKSIAVKKENRKKPGMDAWLN, from the coding sequence ATGTATAAAGATAGAAAAGAACTCGTTAAATCGCTGACCTTTAAAACTTCCAGGAGTGGAGGCAAAGGTGGGCAGAACGTCAACAAGGTTTCCAGTAAAGTAGAAGTGATCCTTCATGTGGAGTCGGCAGAATTTTTCACCACTGCAGAGAAACTATTGCTTGCAGAGCGCCTTGCAAACCGGATGGACACGGAAGGTAATCTTCATGTAGTTTCTCAGGAAGACAGAAGTCAGCTTGTAAATAAGGAACAAAGTATTATTAAATTGATGGCTTTACTGAAAACCGGCCTTCATGTAGACAAGAAAAGGAAACCGACGCACACGCCGAAAAGCGTGATCCTGAGAAGGAAAAGTGACAAAAAATCAATTGCAGTAAAAAAAGAGAACAGAAAAAAGCCAGGTATGGATGCCTGGCTCAATTAA
- the cmk gene encoding (d)CMP kinase, whose translation MRKNVVVAIDGYSSCGKSTLAKALAKKLGFIYIDSGAMYRAVTLYFIRNHTNVSDEAAVIDALQHIELNFHSRDYESHITLNGEEVSEEIRQMPVSETVSEISALKQVRKEMVKQQQRMGKSKNIVMDGRDIGTTVFPDAQVKLFMTADPKVRAERRFKELQSKGDTTTSLEDVFENLAHRDYADTTRKESPLVRAEDAIILDNTEITPVEQLEFALNKVTPFIPQLA comes from the coding sequence ATGAGAAAAAATGTAGTTGTGGCCATTGATGGCTATTCTTCATGCGGTAAAAGTACACTGGCGAAAGCACTGGCTAAAAAACTAGGCTTTATCTATATCGATAGTGGTGCAATGTACAGAGCAGTGACTTTATATTTCATACGCAATCATACCAATGTAAGTGATGAGGCAGCAGTTATCGATGCTCTTCAGCACATAGAACTGAATTTCCACTCCAGAGATTACGAATCACATATCACCTTAAACGGCGAAGAAGTTTCGGAAGAAATCAGACAAATGCCGGTTTCTGAGACTGTCAGTGAAATATCTGCACTCAAACAAGTCCGTAAAGAAATGGTGAAACAGCAACAGCGCATGGGTAAGTCCAAAAACATCGTTATGGATGGCCGTGATATCGGTACCACTGTATTTCCTGATGCCCAGGTTAAACTTTTCATGACAGCTGACCCTAAAGTCAGAGCAGAAAGAAGATTCAAAGAATTACAAAGCAAAGGCGATACAACAACCTCGCTGGAAGATGTTTTTGAGAATCTTGCGCACCGTGATTATGCAGATACCACAAGAAAAGAAAGCCCGCTTGTCCGTGCCGAAGATGCTATTATTCTGGACAATACAGAAATTACTCCGGTAGAACAGCTAGAATTCGCATTAAATAAAGTAACCCCTTTCATTCCACAGCTGGCCTGA
- the rpsA gene encoding 30S ribosomal protein S1 has product MAKKQVAEKELEAKKAELQGADARLTEKETIESEADSLSIEQIKSSLATPDQDFDWDADDKAFGKYSDEDRKKFEDMYTDTFNQINQGEIISGIVVSINNKDVVLNVGFKSDGLVSTSEFRDTPDLKIGDTVDVFVEAPEDANGQLILSRKRAKTQRSWESINEALDNDRIINGFVKSRTKGGLIVDIMGVEAFLPGSQIDIKPIRDYDVYVGKTMEFKVVKINHEFKNVVVSHKILIEDDLESQKVEIVSKLEKGQVLEGTVKNITDFGVFIDLGGVDGLLHITDISWGRIEHPKEVLSLDEKINVVVLDFDDEKKRIALGLKQLTPHPWESLDTNLVVGSKVKGKIVTVADYGAFLEIIPGVEGLIHVSEMSWSQNLRSPQEFLKVSDEIEAEVLTLDRDERKMSLGIKQLTQDPWQNVAERYPIGSKHTAVVKNMTNFGVFVEIEEGIDGLIHISDLSWSKKVNHPNEFTKVGDTLDVVVLELDVDSRKLSLGHKQLEENPWDTFETIFTLDSVHQGTVVKVTDKGAVIALPYGVEGFVPTKHMAKEDGTTIKAEETNDFKIIEFNKDAKRIVVSHARIWEEAKAEVAAEERATKKKDAKASSNAVKKVKDSVEKSTLGDLGVLAQLKEQMEGEESKNKAK; this is encoded by the coding sequence ATGGCAAAAAAACAAGTAGCAGAAAAAGAATTAGAGGCTAAAAAAGCCGAATTACAAGGTGCAGACGCTCGTCTGACTGAAAAAGAAACCATTGAATCTGAAGCAGATTCATTGTCGATCGAACAGATCAAATCATCACTAGCAACACCAGATCAGGATTTTGACTGGGACGCAGACGATAAAGCTTTCGGAAAATACTCTGACGAAGACCGTAAAAAGTTTGAAGACATGTATACCGATACTTTCAATCAAATCAACCAGGGTGAAATTATCAGCGGTATTGTTGTATCTATCAACAATAAAGACGTTGTATTAAACGTAGGATTTAAATCTGACGGTTTAGTATCAACTTCTGAATTCCGTGATACACCTGATTTGAAAATCGGTGACACAGTTGATGTATTTGTTGAAGCTCCGGAAGACGCAAATGGTCAATTGATTTTATCTCGTAAAAGAGCTAAAACTCAGAGATCTTGGGAATCTATCAACGAAGCCCTTGACAATGACAGAATCATCAACGGATTTGTTAAAAGCCGTACTAAAGGTGGTCTTATCGTTGACATCATGGGTGTTGAAGCTTTCTTACCTGGTTCTCAGATCGACATCAAACCGATCCGTGATTACGATGTTTATGTAGGTAAAACAATGGAATTCAAAGTTGTGAAAATCAACCACGAATTTAAAAACGTTGTCGTATCACACAAAATCTTAATCGAAGACGATTTAGAAAGTCAAAAAGTTGAGATCGTATCTAAACTTGAAAAAGGTCAGGTATTAGAAGGTACTGTTAAGAACATTACTGACTTCGGTGTATTCATCGATTTAGGTGGTGTTGACGGTTTACTTCACATTACTGATATTTCTTGGGGCCGCATAGAGCATCCAAAAGAAGTATTGAGCTTAGATGAGAAAATCAACGTTGTTGTTCTTGACTTTGATGACGAGAAAAAACGTATCGCATTAGGCTTAAAACAATTAACTCCACACCCATGGGAAAGTTTAGATACTAACCTTGTTGTTGGATCTAAAGTTAAAGGTAAAATCGTTACTGTAGCTGATTACGGTGCATTCTTAGAAATCATTCCTGGCGTTGAAGGTTTAATTCACGTTTCAGAAATGTCCTGGTCTCAAAACTTACGCAGCCCACAGGAATTCTTGAAAGTTAGCGATGAAATCGAAGCTGAAGTGTTAACTTTAGACAGAGACGAACGCAAAATGAGCTTAGGTATTAAGCAATTAACGCAAGATCCATGGCAAAATGTTGCTGAAAGATATCCTATCGGAAGCAAACATACTGCTGTAGTTAAAAACATGACTAACTTCGGTGTATTCGTGGAAATTGAAGAAGGTATTGATGGATTAATCCATATCTCTGATCTTTCATGGTCTAAAAAAGTTAACCACCCTAACGAATTCACTAAAGTTGGTGATACATTAGACGTAGTTGTTTTAGAATTAGACGTTGATAGCCGTAAATTAAGCTTAGGTCATAAACAATTAGAAGAAAACCCTTGGGATACTTTTGAAACTATCTTCACGTTAGATTCAGTTCACCAGGGAACTGTTGTTAAAGTAACTGATAAAGGTGCTGTTATTGCTTTACCATATGGTGTAGAAGGATTCGTTCCAACTAAACACATGGCTAAAGAAGATGGTACTACTATCAAAGCTGAAGAAACTAATGATTTCAAAATCATTGAGTTTAACAAAGATGCTAAACGTATCGTTGTTTCTCACGCCCGTATCTGGGAAGAGGCTAAAGCTGAAGTTGCTGCTGAAGAAAGAGCTACTAAGAAAAAAGATGCTAAAGCTTCAAGCAATGCAGTTAAAAAAGTTAAAGATTCAGTTGAGAAATCAACTCTTGGTGATCTAGGTGTTCTTGCACAATTGAAAGAGCAAATGGAAGGCGAAGAAAGCAAAAACAAAGCTAAATAA
- a CDS encoding thiol-disulfide oxidoreductase DCC family protein translates to MQQAIIFFDGVCNLCAGSVKFVIKRDHKDRFRFAALQSDITQQHLGPFGLSLSELSSIILLENGRVYQRSTAALRIARHLSGGWPLLYVFIIVPAFIRDFVYNQIAKRRYTIWGREESCMVPTAELKAKFL, encoded by the coding sequence ATGCAGCAGGCTATAATATTCTTTGACGGTGTTTGTAATTTATGCGCAGGCTCAGTTAAATTCGTCATTAAGAGAGATCATAAAGATAGGTTCAGGTTTGCTGCCTTACAGAGCGATATTACGCAGCAGCACCTTGGGCCATTTGGTTTGTCACTCAGTGAACTCAGCAGTATTATCCTGTTAGAGAATGGGAGGGTTTATCAACGCTCTACTGCTGCTTTACGTATTGCCAGGCATTTGAGTGGAGGATGGCCATTGTTATATGTTTTTATAATCGTCCCTGCGTTTATCCGTGATTTCGTTTACAATCAGATCGCAAAACGCCGGTACACAATCTGGGGCCGGGAGGAGAGCTGTATGGTGCCCACCGCTGAGTTGAAGGCTAAGTTCTTGTAA
- the pyrR gene encoding bifunctional pyr operon transcriptional regulator/uracil phosphoribosyltransferase PyrR, translating to MQKRTLLDGKKFQITIKRLCHQLIENHNDFSNTVLIGIQPRGSYFADRIKQELSETLKNKNIRKGNLDITFFRDDFRRKDGLVSANSNTIDFIIEDCNVILIDDVLWTGRTIRAALDALLAFGRPAKVELLVLIDRRFSRHVPIEPDYIGQQVDSLDSQMVKVSWKETEGEDKVILLSDRNK from the coding sequence ATGCAAAAGAGAACCCTGCTAGACGGTAAAAAATTCCAAATCACAATTAAGAGACTTTGTCATCAATTAATTGAGAATCACAACGATTTTTCTAATACCGTACTCATTGGTATACAGCCCCGGGGCAGTTACTTCGCAGACAGAATCAAACAAGAACTTTCAGAAACCCTTAAAAACAAGAATATCAGAAAAGGTAATCTTGACATTACTTTCTTCAGAGATGACTTCAGAAGAAAAGACGGGCTTGTTTCCGCAAACAGCAACACCATAGATTTTATCATTGAAGACTGCAATGTCATTCTGATCGATGATGTACTCTGGACAGGCCGTACTATCCGGGCTGCACTGGATGCATTGCTTGCTTTTGGCAGGCCGGCCAAAGTGGAACTATTGGTACTCATTGACAGGAGATTTTCAAGACATGTACCTATTGAACCTGATTACATCGGGCAGCAGGTAGACAGTCTGGATTCCCAAATGGTAAAAGTGAGCTGGAAAGAGACAGAAGGAGAAGACAAAGTAATATTATTATCAGACCGAAATAAATAA
- a CDS encoding aspartate carbamoyltransferase catalytic subunit, with protein MAAEKLSTRHLLGIKDITLNDIELIFETADNFKGVINRTIKKVPSLRDITIANIFFENSTRTKLSFELAEKRLSADVINFAASSSSVSKGETLIDTVNNILAMKVDMVVMRHPYAGAGVFLSKHINAQIVNAGDGAHEHPTQALLDAYSIREKLGEVAGKKVVIVGDILHSRVAISNILCLQKLGAEVMVCGPTTLIPKHIASLGVKVEHDLIKALNWCDVANMLRIQLERQDIKYFPSLREYAMMYGLNKQILDNLDKEIIVMHPGPINRGVEITSDVADSKQSIILDQVENGVAIRMAVLYLLASQRD; from the coding sequence ATGGCAGCAGAAAAACTATCAACACGACATCTTTTAGGCATTAAAGATATTACCCTGAATGATATTGAATTGATTTTTGAGACTGCAGATAATTTCAAGGGCGTCATTAACAGGACGATAAAAAAAGTCCCTTCACTGCGTGATATTACAATTGCTAATATCTTCTTCGAAAACTCAACACGTACCAAACTATCCTTTGAACTGGCAGAAAAAAGACTTTCGGCCGATGTGATCAATTTCGCAGCCTCCTCCTCTTCTGTAAGTAAAGGAGAAACACTAATTGATACCGTAAATAATATCCTGGCCATGAAAGTGGATATGGTAGTCATGAGACATCCATACGCAGGTGCAGGTGTATTTCTGAGCAAACACATCAATGCACAGATCGTAAATGCCGGAGACGGCGCGCATGAGCACCCTACACAAGCATTACTGGACGCTTACTCAATCCGTGAGAAACTAGGTGAAGTAGCAGGAAAGAAAGTCGTGATTGTCGGAGATATCCTGCATTCAAGAGTAGCGATCTCCAATATACTCTGCTTGCAAAAACTAGGTGCAGAAGTGATGGTTTGCGGACCGACTACACTGATCCCAAAACATATAGCCAGCCTGGGCGTAAAAGTTGAACATGACCTGATCAAAGCGCTAAACTGGTGCGATGTTGCAAACATGCTGCGCATTCAGCTGGAAAGACAAGATATCAAATATTTCCCTTCCTTAAGAGAATATGCGATGATGTACGGCCTGAATAAACAGATCCTGGATAACCTGGACAAAGAAATCATTGTCATGCACCCAGGTCCCATTAACAGAGGTGTGGAGATAACAAGTGATGTCGCTGACAGTAAACAATCTATCATTTTAGACCAGGTAGAAAATGGAGTAGCCATCAGAATGGCTGTACTTTATCTGCTTGCTTCTCAGAGAGATTAG